Proteins found in one Eriocheir sinensis breed Jianghai 21 chromosome 43, ASM2467909v1, whole genome shotgun sequence genomic segment:
- the LOC127010392 gene encoding papilin-like isoform X2, with the protein MAPVCFHGLLVILLSAFVGAQVSYLVNPPPPPPGYNRCCYGRTTFLNGQTVTTLPECCVSLVCDNGNIEPRHFSKPGSSGCCEFDGQMYPEGAELSSYCVSLVCRRGNWTYSHKIEECCKLCKVYDDPHFSTFDGYRYHWHGTCNYTITQTGNSHYPDIGVFSDFRPCFGPSTTASCLHRTTFRNDKHTVITLDHTDSSLFSFAVNGHPFFVPASGVHPVRSSVTHPVLSWRDGSCVFLAGSSRILLRYCHHQLYVWAYPAHTNQLDGLCGHFNFYQNDDMTSRDGTVHPLHPWPEAFPESWKTNDQTDRKCLAPCLYCKETTTDPCRASARDMDALKARCSALLHFVLGRNLNLLHHVDTCAWDLCMARQAGQPSTELERWLFEVLKMVTDSRLMEEKTTGTFTLQLPPTTGVCTPGSRWKRTCNWCTCGPGGTADCSRRLCPAGYQHPAGEDACADNSVWMADDCNWCHCITGGHICTYENCTGGTSVPTLPSAPTLPTEQVCFYTHDAGSCHDNQQRYYYNYFYGRCTTFSYTGCGGNANNFQSEAECLTVCGHLTATTQATTATPHTPTRPPQCNLQPNSGPCHAAFSHFFYNATTDTCEPFTYGGCKGNGNNFDSKDTCVAFCGASTQVTIFPPTSYQPGPLPPRCVLVPQPGNCAHALARYFYSRSDGACLQFVYSGCGGNENNFQTKESCESICLGGSTPSTASTTYPFTSGTDRPLHCSLHPEAGPCYNFTDRFYYDPGTETCRTFRYGGCGGNNNNFLSKDWCLASCALTASTTETVSTDFPIKCYQDTEVGDCFETLWRWHYKSSSHSCEVFLYGGCGGNDNNFITKEDCEAACGGQTQSTTEVTPDGSLPCHLAKDHGPCSYKLKRYYYNGETRQCEEFTYSGCGGNKNNFNSLTECWTTCG; encoded by the exons ATG gCTCCTGTTTGCTTCCACGGTCTGCTCGTTATATTGTTATCAG CGTTTGTCGGGGCCCAGGTTTCTTACCTCGTCAACCCACCGCCCCCTCCTCCCGGATACAACCGTTGCTGCTACGGCCGCACCACCTTCTTGAATGGACAGACTGTGACAACCCTGCCCGAGTGTTGCGTCTCCCTCGTGTGCGACAACGGCAATATAGAGCCACGCCACTTCAGCAAACCAGGATCTTCCGGAT GCTGCGAATTTGACGGACAGATGTACCCTGAAGGGGCTGAATTGTCTTCCTACTGCGTGTCGTTAGTGTGCCGCAGAGGGAACTGGACGTACTCCCACAAGATCGAGGAGTGCT GCAAGTTGTGTAAAGTCTACGACGATCCGCACTTCTCGACGTTCGACGGCTATCGCTACCACTGGCACGGGACCTGCAACTACACTATCACTCAGACCGGCAACAGCCACTACCCGGACATCGGTGTGTTCAGTGACTTCCGACCCTGTTTCGGCCCCTCTACCACTGCTTCTTGCCTTCATCGAACGACCTTCAGGAACGATAAGCACACGGTTATAACGCTCGACCACACTGATTCCTCGCTG TTCTCCTTCGCGGTGAATGGCCACCCGTTCTTCGTGCCCGCTTCTGGCGTCCACCCCGTGCGTTCATCGGTGACTCACCCCGTGCTCTCCTGGAGGGACGGCAGCTGCGTCTTCTTGGCGGGCTCTTCAAGGATCCTG CTTCGTTATTGCCACCACCAACTCTACGTTTGGGCTTACCCGGCTCACACTAACCAGCTGGACGGACTCTGCGGCCATTTCAACTTCTACCAGAACGACGACATGACCAGTCGGGACGGGACggttcacccactccacccctggCCGGAGGCGTTCCCAGAGTCCTGGAAG ACTAACGACCAGACGGACCGGAAGTGTTTGGCGCCGTGCCTGTATTGTAAAGAAACTACG ACTGACCCTTGCCGTGCCTCTGCTCGCGATATGGACGCGTTGAAGGCTCGCTGTTCCGCCCTCCTGCACTTTGTCCTCGGGAGAAATTTGAATCTACTCCACCACGTAG ACACGTGCGCCTGGGACCTGTGTATGGCCCGCCAGGCAGGGCAGCCCTCCACGGAGCTGGAGCGTTGGCTTTTCGAAGTACTGAAGATGGTCACTGACTCGAGATTGATGGAGGAGAAAACTACTG GGACCTTCACACTGCAGCTTCCCCCGACAACTGGTGTCTGCACGCCCGGCTCCCGCTGGAAGAGGACCTGTAATTGGTGCACGTGCGGCCCCGGCGGTACAGCAGACTGCAGTCGGAGACTGTGTCCGGCAG GTTATCAGCACCCTGCCGGCGAGGACGCGTGTGCCGACAATTCAGTGTGGATGGCGGACGACTGTAACTGGTGCCACTGCATCACCGGCGGCCATATATGTACTTACGAAAACT GCACGGGCGGAACATCAGTGCCCACCCTTCCTTCCGCCCCCACCCTGCCCACGGAACAAGTTTGCTTCTACACCCACGACGCCGGCTCCTGCCACGACAACCAACAGAgatattactacaactacttctacggCAGGTGTACCACATTTTCCTACACTGGCTGTGGCGGCAACGCTAATAATTTCCAGTCTGAAGCAGAGTGTTTGACAGTCTGTGGTCACTTAACAG CGACTACGCAGGCCACCACAGCAACGCCACACACTCCTACGCGTCCTCCTCAGTGCAACCTCCAGCCCAACAGTGGCCCGTGCCACGCAGCATTCAGTCATTTCTTCTATAACGCGACTACGGACACCTGCGAGCCTTTCACCTACGGGGGCTGCAAAGGCAATGGCAACAACTTCGATTCCAAAGATACCTGTGTGGCATTCTGCGGAGCTTCTACACAAG tcacaATCTTTCCCCCTACATCGTATCAGCCTGGCCCATTACCACCTAGATGTGTCCTGGTGCCGCAGCCAGGTAACTGCGCTCACGCCCTCGCCAGGTATTTCTACAGCCGAAGCGATGGCGCCTGCCTGCAGTTTGTGTATAGTGGCTGTGGAGGCAACGAAAACAACTTCCAGACAAAAGAATCTTGCGAGTCCATATGCTTGG GCGGTTCAACCCCCTCCACCGCCAGCACCACGTATCCGTTCACCTCTGGCACGGATCGCCCACTTCATTGCTCCTTGCACCCCGAGGCCGGCCCTTGCTATAACTTCACAGACCGCTTCTACTACGATCCCGGCACAGAGACCTGCCGGACCTTTAGATACGGTGGCTGcggcggcaacaacaacaacttcctgAGCAAGGATTGGTGCTTGGCGTCTTGCGCCCTGACGG CTTCAACTACTGAGACTGTGTCGACGGATTTCCCTATAAAGTGTTACCAAGACACTGAGGTGGGCGACTGCTTCGAGACACTGTGGCGCTGGCACTACAAGTCTTCGAGCCACAGCTGCGAGGTGTTCCTGTACGGAGGCTGCGGCGGCAACGACAATAACTTCATCACCAAGGAGGATTGCGAGGCGGCCTGTGGAGGGCAGACACAGA GTACCACTGAGGTCACTCCAGATGGAAGTCTGCCGTGCCATCTTGCAAAGGATCACGGCCCTTGCTCGTATAAACTAAAGCGGTATTACTACAACGGCGAGACACGACAATGCGAGGAGTTTACGTACAGCGGCTGTGGCGGCAACAAGAACAACTTCAATAGCCTAACGGAGTGTTGGACCACCTGCGGGTAG
- the LOC127010392 gene encoding papilin-like isoform X3 yields the protein MAPVCFHGLLVILLSAFVGAQVSYLVNPPPPPPGYNRCCYGRTTFLNGQTVTTLPECCVSLVCDNGNIEPRHFSKPGSSGCCEFDGQMYPEGAELSSYCVSLVCRRGNWTYSHKIEECCKLCKVYDDPHFSTFDGYRYHWHGTCNYTITQTGNSHYPDIGVFSDFRPCFGPSTTASCLHRTTFRNDKHTVITLDHTDSSLFSFAVNGHPFFVPASGVHPVRSSVTHPVLSWRDGSCVFLAGSSRILLRYCHHQLYVWAYPAHTNQLDGLCGHFNFYQNDDMTSRDGTVHPLHPWPEAFPESWKTNDQTDRKCLAPCLYCKETTTDPCRASARDMDALKARCSALLHFVLGRNLNLLHHVDTCAWDLCMARQAGQPSTELERWLFEVLKMVTDSRLMEEKTTGTFTLQLPPTTGVCTPGSRWKRTCNWCTCGPGGTADCSRRLCPAGYQHPAGEDACADNSVWMADDCNWCHCITGGHICTYENCTGGTSVPTLPSAPTLPTEQVCFYTHDAGSCHDNQQRYYYNYFYGRCTTFSYTGCGGNANNFQSEAECLTVCGHLTAATTQATTATPHTPTRPPQCNLQPNSGPCHAAFSHFFYNATTDTCEPFTYGGCKGNGNNFDSKDTCVAFCGASTQVTIFPPTSYQPGPLPPRCVLVPQPGNCAHALARYFYSRSDGACLQFVYSGCGGNENNFQTKESCESICLGGSTPSTASTTYPFTSGTDRPLHCSLHPEAGPCYNFTDRFYYDPGTETCRTFRYGGCGGNNNNFLSKDWCLASCALTGTTEVTPDGSLPCHLAKDHGPCSYKLKRYYYNGETRQCEEFTYSGCGGNKNNFNSLTECWTTCG from the exons ATG gCTCCTGTTTGCTTCCACGGTCTGCTCGTTATATTGTTATCAG CGTTTGTCGGGGCCCAGGTTTCTTACCTCGTCAACCCACCGCCCCCTCCTCCCGGATACAACCGTTGCTGCTACGGCCGCACCACCTTCTTGAATGGACAGACTGTGACAACCCTGCCCGAGTGTTGCGTCTCCCTCGTGTGCGACAACGGCAATATAGAGCCACGCCACTTCAGCAAACCAGGATCTTCCGGAT GCTGCGAATTTGACGGACAGATGTACCCTGAAGGGGCTGAATTGTCTTCCTACTGCGTGTCGTTAGTGTGCCGCAGAGGGAACTGGACGTACTCCCACAAGATCGAGGAGTGCT GCAAGTTGTGTAAAGTCTACGACGATCCGCACTTCTCGACGTTCGACGGCTATCGCTACCACTGGCACGGGACCTGCAACTACACTATCACTCAGACCGGCAACAGCCACTACCCGGACATCGGTGTGTTCAGTGACTTCCGACCCTGTTTCGGCCCCTCTACCACTGCTTCTTGCCTTCATCGAACGACCTTCAGGAACGATAAGCACACGGTTATAACGCTCGACCACACTGATTCCTCGCTG TTCTCCTTCGCGGTGAATGGCCACCCGTTCTTCGTGCCCGCTTCTGGCGTCCACCCCGTGCGTTCATCGGTGACTCACCCCGTGCTCTCCTGGAGGGACGGCAGCTGCGTCTTCTTGGCGGGCTCTTCAAGGATCCTG CTTCGTTATTGCCACCACCAACTCTACGTTTGGGCTTACCCGGCTCACACTAACCAGCTGGACGGACTCTGCGGCCATTTCAACTTCTACCAGAACGACGACATGACCAGTCGGGACGGGACggttcacccactccacccctggCCGGAGGCGTTCCCAGAGTCCTGGAAG ACTAACGACCAGACGGACCGGAAGTGTTTGGCGCCGTGCCTGTATTGTAAAGAAACTACG ACTGACCCTTGCCGTGCCTCTGCTCGCGATATGGACGCGTTGAAGGCTCGCTGTTCCGCCCTCCTGCACTTTGTCCTCGGGAGAAATTTGAATCTACTCCACCACGTAG ACACGTGCGCCTGGGACCTGTGTATGGCCCGCCAGGCAGGGCAGCCCTCCACGGAGCTGGAGCGTTGGCTTTTCGAAGTACTGAAGATGGTCACTGACTCGAGATTGATGGAGGAGAAAACTACTG GGACCTTCACACTGCAGCTTCCCCCGACAACTGGTGTCTGCACGCCCGGCTCCCGCTGGAAGAGGACCTGTAATTGGTGCACGTGCGGCCCCGGCGGTACAGCAGACTGCAGTCGGAGACTGTGTCCGGCAG GTTATCAGCACCCTGCCGGCGAGGACGCGTGTGCCGACAATTCAGTGTGGATGGCGGACGACTGTAACTGGTGCCACTGCATCACCGGCGGCCATATATGTACTTACGAAAACT GCACGGGCGGAACATCAGTGCCCACCCTTCCTTCCGCCCCCACCCTGCCCACGGAACAAGTTTGCTTCTACACCCACGACGCCGGCTCCTGCCACGACAACCAACAGAgatattactacaactacttctacggCAGGTGTACCACATTTTCCTACACTGGCTGTGGCGGCAACGCTAATAATTTCCAGTCTGAAGCAGAGTGTTTGACAGTCTGTGGTCACTTAACAG CAGCGACTACGCAGGCCACCACAGCAACGCCACACACTCCTACGCGTCCTCCTCAGTGCAACCTCCAGCCCAACAGTGGCCCGTGCCACGCAGCATTCAGTCATTTCTTCTATAACGCGACTACGGACACCTGCGAGCCTTTCACCTACGGGGGCTGCAAAGGCAATGGCAACAACTTCGATTCCAAAGATACCTGTGTGGCATTCTGCGGAGCTTCTACACAAG tcacaATCTTTCCCCCTACATCGTATCAGCCTGGCCCATTACCACCTAGATGTGTCCTGGTGCCGCAGCCAGGTAACTGCGCTCACGCCCTCGCCAGGTATTTCTACAGCCGAAGCGATGGCGCCTGCCTGCAGTTTGTGTATAGTGGCTGTGGAGGCAACGAAAACAACTTCCAGACAAAAGAATCTTGCGAGTCCATATGCTTGG GCGGTTCAACCCCCTCCACCGCCAGCACCACGTATCCGTTCACCTCTGGCACGGATCGCCCACTTCATTGCTCCTTGCACCCCGAGGCCGGCCCTTGCTATAACTTCACAGACCGCTTCTACTACGATCCCGGCACAGAGACCTGCCGGACCTTTAGATACGGTGGCTGcggcggcaacaacaacaacttcctgAGCAAGGATTGGTGCTTGGCGTCTTGCGCCCTGACGG GTACCACTGAGGTCACTCCAGATGGAAGTCTGCCGTGCCATCTTGCAAAGGATCACGGCCCTTGCTCGTATAAACTAAAGCGGTATTACTACAACGGCGAGACACGACAATGCGAGGAGTTTACGTACAGCGGCTGTGGCGGCAACAAGAACAACTTCAATAGCCTAACGGAGTGTTGGACCACCTGCGGGTAG
- the LOC127010392 gene encoding papilin-like isoform X1 has product MAPVCFHGLLVILLSAFVGAQVSYLVNPPPPPPGYNRCCYGRTTFLNGQTVTTLPECCVSLVCDNGNIEPRHFSKPGSSGCCEFDGQMYPEGAELSSYCVSLVCRRGNWTYSHKIEECCKLCKVYDDPHFSTFDGYRYHWHGTCNYTITQTGNSHYPDIGVFSDFRPCFGPSTTASCLHRTTFRNDKHTVITLDHTDSSLFSFAVNGHPFFVPASGVHPVRSSVTHPVLSWRDGSCVFLAGSSRILLRYCHHQLYVWAYPAHTNQLDGLCGHFNFYQNDDMTSRDGTVHPLHPWPEAFPESWKTNDQTDRKCLAPCLYCKETTTDPCRASARDMDALKARCSALLHFVLGRNLNLLHHVDTCAWDLCMARQAGQPSTELERWLFEVLKMVTDSRLMEEKTTGTFTLQLPPTTGVCTPGSRWKRTCNWCTCGPGGTADCSRRLCPAGYQHPAGEDACADNSVWMADDCNWCHCITGGHICTYENCTGGTSVPTLPSAPTLPTEQVCFYTHDAGSCHDNQQRYYYNYFYGRCTTFSYTGCGGNANNFQSEAECLTVCGHLTAATTQATTATPHTPTRPPQCNLQPNSGPCHAAFSHFFYNATTDTCEPFTYGGCKGNGNNFDSKDTCVAFCGASTQVTIFPPTSYQPGPLPPRCVLVPQPGNCAHALARYFYSRSDGACLQFVYSGCGGNENNFQTKESCESICLGGSTPSTASTTYPFTSGTDRPLHCSLHPEAGPCYNFTDRFYYDPGTETCRTFRYGGCGGNNNNFLSKDWCLASCALTASTTETVSTDFPIKCYQDTEVGDCFETLWRWHYKSSSHSCEVFLYGGCGGNDNNFITKEDCEAACGGQTQSTTEVTPDGSLPCHLAKDHGPCSYKLKRYYYNGETRQCEEFTYSGCGGNKNNFNSLTECWTTCG; this is encoded by the exons ATG gCTCCTGTTTGCTTCCACGGTCTGCTCGTTATATTGTTATCAG CGTTTGTCGGGGCCCAGGTTTCTTACCTCGTCAACCCACCGCCCCCTCCTCCCGGATACAACCGTTGCTGCTACGGCCGCACCACCTTCTTGAATGGACAGACTGTGACAACCCTGCCCGAGTGTTGCGTCTCCCTCGTGTGCGACAACGGCAATATAGAGCCACGCCACTTCAGCAAACCAGGATCTTCCGGAT GCTGCGAATTTGACGGACAGATGTACCCTGAAGGGGCTGAATTGTCTTCCTACTGCGTGTCGTTAGTGTGCCGCAGAGGGAACTGGACGTACTCCCACAAGATCGAGGAGTGCT GCAAGTTGTGTAAAGTCTACGACGATCCGCACTTCTCGACGTTCGACGGCTATCGCTACCACTGGCACGGGACCTGCAACTACACTATCACTCAGACCGGCAACAGCCACTACCCGGACATCGGTGTGTTCAGTGACTTCCGACCCTGTTTCGGCCCCTCTACCACTGCTTCTTGCCTTCATCGAACGACCTTCAGGAACGATAAGCACACGGTTATAACGCTCGACCACACTGATTCCTCGCTG TTCTCCTTCGCGGTGAATGGCCACCCGTTCTTCGTGCCCGCTTCTGGCGTCCACCCCGTGCGTTCATCGGTGACTCACCCCGTGCTCTCCTGGAGGGACGGCAGCTGCGTCTTCTTGGCGGGCTCTTCAAGGATCCTG CTTCGTTATTGCCACCACCAACTCTACGTTTGGGCTTACCCGGCTCACACTAACCAGCTGGACGGACTCTGCGGCCATTTCAACTTCTACCAGAACGACGACATGACCAGTCGGGACGGGACggttcacccactccacccctggCCGGAGGCGTTCCCAGAGTCCTGGAAG ACTAACGACCAGACGGACCGGAAGTGTTTGGCGCCGTGCCTGTATTGTAAAGAAACTACG ACTGACCCTTGCCGTGCCTCTGCTCGCGATATGGACGCGTTGAAGGCTCGCTGTTCCGCCCTCCTGCACTTTGTCCTCGGGAGAAATTTGAATCTACTCCACCACGTAG ACACGTGCGCCTGGGACCTGTGTATGGCCCGCCAGGCAGGGCAGCCCTCCACGGAGCTGGAGCGTTGGCTTTTCGAAGTACTGAAGATGGTCACTGACTCGAGATTGATGGAGGAGAAAACTACTG GGACCTTCACACTGCAGCTTCCCCCGACAACTGGTGTCTGCACGCCCGGCTCCCGCTGGAAGAGGACCTGTAATTGGTGCACGTGCGGCCCCGGCGGTACAGCAGACTGCAGTCGGAGACTGTGTCCGGCAG GTTATCAGCACCCTGCCGGCGAGGACGCGTGTGCCGACAATTCAGTGTGGATGGCGGACGACTGTAACTGGTGCCACTGCATCACCGGCGGCCATATATGTACTTACGAAAACT GCACGGGCGGAACATCAGTGCCCACCCTTCCTTCCGCCCCCACCCTGCCCACGGAACAAGTTTGCTTCTACACCCACGACGCCGGCTCCTGCCACGACAACCAACAGAgatattactacaactacttctacggCAGGTGTACCACATTTTCCTACACTGGCTGTGGCGGCAACGCTAATAATTTCCAGTCTGAAGCAGAGTGTTTGACAGTCTGTGGTCACTTAACAG CAGCGACTACGCAGGCCACCACAGCAACGCCACACACTCCTACGCGTCCTCCTCAGTGCAACCTCCAGCCCAACAGTGGCCCGTGCCACGCAGCATTCAGTCATTTCTTCTATAACGCGACTACGGACACCTGCGAGCCTTTCACCTACGGGGGCTGCAAAGGCAATGGCAACAACTTCGATTCCAAAGATACCTGTGTGGCATTCTGCGGAGCTTCTACACAAG tcacaATCTTTCCCCCTACATCGTATCAGCCTGGCCCATTACCACCTAGATGTGTCCTGGTGCCGCAGCCAGGTAACTGCGCTCACGCCCTCGCCAGGTATTTCTACAGCCGAAGCGATGGCGCCTGCCTGCAGTTTGTGTATAGTGGCTGTGGAGGCAACGAAAACAACTTCCAGACAAAAGAATCTTGCGAGTCCATATGCTTGG GCGGTTCAACCCCCTCCACCGCCAGCACCACGTATCCGTTCACCTCTGGCACGGATCGCCCACTTCATTGCTCCTTGCACCCCGAGGCCGGCCCTTGCTATAACTTCACAGACCGCTTCTACTACGATCCCGGCACAGAGACCTGCCGGACCTTTAGATACGGTGGCTGcggcggcaacaacaacaacttcctgAGCAAGGATTGGTGCTTGGCGTCTTGCGCCCTGACGG CTTCAACTACTGAGACTGTGTCGACGGATTTCCCTATAAAGTGTTACCAAGACACTGAGGTGGGCGACTGCTTCGAGACACTGTGGCGCTGGCACTACAAGTCTTCGAGCCACAGCTGCGAGGTGTTCCTGTACGGAGGCTGCGGCGGCAACGACAATAACTTCATCACCAAGGAGGATTGCGAGGCGGCCTGTGGAGGGCAGACACAGA GTACCACTGAGGTCACTCCAGATGGAAGTCTGCCGTGCCATCTTGCAAAGGATCACGGCCCTTGCTCGTATAAACTAAAGCGGTATTACTACAACGGCGAGACACGACAATGCGAGGAGTTTACGTACAGCGGCTGTGGCGGCAACAAGAACAACTTCAATAGCCTAACGGAGTGTTGGACCACCTGCGGGTAG